The proteins below are encoded in one region of Bosea sp. BIWAKO-01:
- a CDS encoding polyhydroxyalkanoic acid system family protein, with protein MAKPVSITVSHDLGREAALDRLRSGIDRIRDKLGMVKMQLVEENWDGNTVQFGVAALGYTVRGKLEVEETLVRIEVMLPWVLAVFAEKLKLGVEKQGQVLLEKPHS; from the coding sequence ATGGCCAAGCCTGTCAGCATCACCGTTTCTCACGACCTCGGACGGGAGGCCGCCCTGGACCGGCTGCGCAGCGGCATCGACCGCATCCGCGACAAGCTCGGCATGGTGAAGATGCAGCTGGTCGAGGAGAACTGGGACGGGAATACCGTCCAGTTCGGCGTCGCCGCACTCGGCTATACCGTCAGGGGCAAGCTCGAGGTCGAGGAGACGCTTGTCCGCATCGAGGTGATGTTGCCCTGGGTGCTCGCGGTCTTCGCCGAGAAGCTCAAGCTCGGGGTCGAGAAGCAGGGACAGGTCCTGCTCGAGAAGCCACACTCCTGA
- the ybaL gene encoding YbaL family putative K(+) efflux transporter — MHHGPLIAILVAGLGLAFVFGALAQKFRFPPLVGYLLAGVAVGPFTPGFVADQGLANQLAEIGVILLMFGVGLHFSLKDLLSVKAVAVPGAIVQIGVATLLGLGLGLLLGWTWVAGVVFGLALSVASTVVLLRALQERRLVQTEKGKIAVGWLIVEDLAMVLALVLIPAVADALNGARPGAPSPLAAQFDLGLWGVLGLTLAKVIAFVAFMLIVGRRVIPWCLHWVAHTGSRELFRLAVLAVALGVAFLAASLFGVSFALGAFFAGMILSESPLSQRAAEESLPLRDAFAVLFFVSVGMLFDPGILLRAPGPLLATLAIILIGKSVAAWLIVRAFGRSNAVALTISASLAQIGEFSFILAGLGVSLAILPEQGRDLILAGAILSILLNPVLFAIVEKISAETQPAKPKPSVAAPAPAPEPERDIVPTSLSEHMIVVGYGRVGSLLGAGLLAHGEKLLVIEDQSDAIEAARRDGAEIIVGNAADPEVLSAAGVARAKRLFVAIPQSFEAGQVCEQARRDNPTLPIVARAHSDAEVEHLTKCGATLTIMGEAEIARAMLALCARPGSAPTEPRPSAEAA; from the coding sequence ATGCATCACGGCCCGCTGATCGCCATTCTTGTCGCGGGCCTCGGGCTTGCTTTCGTCTTCGGGGCGCTTGCCCAGAAATTCCGCTTCCCTCCTCTCGTCGGCTATTTGCTCGCGGGCGTCGCGGTCGGGCCGTTTACCCCGGGGTTCGTCGCGGATCAGGGGCTTGCCAATCAGCTCGCCGAAATCGGCGTCATCCTGTTGATGTTCGGCGTCGGCCTGCATTTCTCGCTGAAGGACCTGCTTTCCGTCAAAGCAGTCGCGGTGCCGGGCGCCATTGTTCAGATCGGCGTCGCGACCTTGCTGGGCCTCGGCCTCGGCTTGCTGCTGGGCTGGACATGGGTCGCAGGTGTGGTCTTCGGCCTCGCTTTGTCGGTGGCGAGTACGGTCGTGCTGTTGCGGGCGCTCCAGGAACGCCGCCTCGTCCAGACTGAGAAGGGCAAGATCGCGGTCGGCTGGCTGATCGTCGAGGATCTCGCCATGGTCCTCGCGCTGGTCCTGATTCCGGCGGTCGCCGATGCTCTGAATGGCGCGCGACCGGGTGCTCCGAGCCCGCTTGCGGCCCAGTTCGATCTGGGGCTGTGGGGCGTGCTCGGGCTGACGCTGGCCAAGGTCATCGCCTTCGTCGCGTTCATGCTCATCGTCGGGCGCCGCGTCATTCCCTGGTGCCTGCACTGGGTCGCCCATACCGGCTCGCGCGAGCTGTTCCGGCTGGCGGTGCTCGCGGTCGCTCTCGGTGTCGCCTTCCTGGCAGCCAGCCTGTTCGGTGTCTCGTTCGCACTTGGTGCTTTCTTCGCGGGCATGATCTTGAGCGAGTCGCCGCTCAGCCAGCGCGCCGCCGAAGAATCCCTGCCGCTGCGCGATGCCTTCGCGGTGCTGTTCTTCGTCTCGGTCGGTATGTTGTTCGATCCGGGCATTCTGCTGCGCGCGCCGGGCCCTCTGCTCGCGACGCTCGCAATCATCCTGATCGGCAAATCGGTCGCGGCCTGGCTGATCGTGCGAGCCTTCGGCCGGTCGAATGCCGTGGCGCTGACGATATCGGCCAGTCTGGCGCAGATCGGCGAGTTCTCCTTCATCCTGGCCGGGCTCGGCGTTTCGCTCGCGATCCTGCCGGAGCAGGGGCGCGATCTGATCCTGGCCGGCGCGATCCTGTCGATCCTGCTCAACCCCGTCCTGTTCGCGATCGTCGAGAAGATCAGCGCGGAGACGCAGCCGGCGAAGCCGAAGCCGAGCGTGGCGGCTCCCGCGCCGGCGCCTGAGCCCGAACGGGATATCGTGCCGACCTCGCTTTCCGAGCACATGATCGTCGTCGGTTACGGCCGTGTCGGTTCGTTGCTGGGGGCCGGGCTGCTCGCGCATGGCGAGAAACTGCTGGTGATCGAGGACCAGTCCGATGCGATCGAGGCGGCCAGGCGCGATGGGGCCGAGATCATCGTCGGGAATGCGGCCGATCCCGAAGTCCTTTCGGCTGCGGGTGTGGCGCGGGCCAAACGGCTTTTCGTGGCGATTCCGCAGAGCTTCGAGGCTGGCCAGGTTTGCGAGCAGGCCCGGCGCGACAACCCGACGCTGCCGATCGTGGCCCGCGCGCATTCGGATGCGGAGGTCGAGCACTTGACCAAATGCGGTGCGACGCTGACGATCATGGGTGAGGCCGAGATTGCGCGCGCCATGCTGGCCCTGTGCGCGAGACCGGGTTCGGCACCAACCGAGCCGCGGCCGTCGGCAGAAGCAGCCTGA